The Penicillium oxalicum strain HP7-1 chromosome VIII, whole genome shotgun sequence DNA segment CTCTTATTAGGTGGCTGGGCAGGGTAAAGTCGGAGGCGTATCTGTATCGGTACCTGTACTTGTACTCCCGCGGGCTCGATACGAGACAGGCGAGAAGGACGCCTGGAGTCCATTTGGTCTCGTGACTCTGTCCATCCCTTTTGTTTCACGCGACTTCCAGTCCGTGGGGACGATAGTCGggttttgggggggaggggaagggggggctGATTGattgttttgattttttccaACGCGTACGCACATCTGCCTCCACGTTAAATGTGAGAGGCACGGCCTCTTGCCATATCTGGTTGGCTCCACCTAATTCATTTGCTTGGAAGATTGTCCCAAACATACGAATCATCTATCACTTTACtcgagggggaagaaaaacaatTCAATGATTCGATGAATCAACTGCAGGTAGCATTGTCACGAATCTCTCTTTGGGAGAGATTCAAAAGGCATAAGTCTATAAACATGAGAGAGGTCGTGAAAAGGGCGCAACACCACTCGGGGCGCGCCACAAGAGCAAAACATGATATTCGTAAGCGACAGAATgggaatcaaaaaagagGGCCTAGACTTGGACGGACGCGTTGCCGTCCAGGCCAGGAAAGAAGATGggtaggaaaaaaaaacaaccccCAAAAGTTGGGGAATTGGGGAAAACGAGCCATCGAGACtcggaagaaagaaggaagaaagaagaaaaaatggaGGAAGCCTTGGACCAATCTACCAGAGATTCACGAATCTTTCCCACTCTAGGTGgggaataaaagaaagacgtATTTTTTGTTGGTGGTCACTCTTTGCAGGCAGGGCCCTCGCGAGCGCGTGCGATCGACGCAGCAGCTACGCAATTTAATTGATGTACCACTTGACATCGGAGATGCGACCGGCGTCCAGGGATCCAGCGACAGCCTCGAAGAAGGCACGGGACAGATCAATGGAGTTGTTGTCGCAACCCATGCACTTGTCAACAACGGTACCAGTCTTGCTGACACCGTTGTACTCGATGGTCACGGACTTGCCGCAGTCACCGTCGGTCATGATGCCGTGGGGAAGAGCAAGGACGAGCTCGGTCATGCCGTCGTTGGTGGTACCGCAGGAGCTGGGGTTGGTCATGGTGGTGGCAGTATCGTAGTAGGTAATGTCACCGTTGCAGGGAGAACCCTCGGAGCAGGCACCGTTGTAACCCGAGCTGGTGGAAGTGCTGGACTTGGAGCTGGAGCCAGAGTTGGTGGACTGGGTCACAGCGGGAGCAGCAGAGGAGGTCGAGCTGGACTCGGGAGCAGCAGCGGCCTGGACAGCAGGGGCCTGCTCCACGGGAGCGGCCGTGGTGGCAGGGGCCTGCTGAGCAGTGGTGGTGGGGACGGCCTGCTCGGTGGTAGTGGGAGCCGCAGCGGAGGTCTCCTCCTGGCTGGAGGAGTCGGCCTGGGAAACCTGGGCCTCGGGAGCAGTCGAAGTCACCTCAGTTGCGACAgcggtggtggtagtggcAACCACGGGAACCACGGTAGGCTGAGTCTGGCCGGGGTagatggtggtggtcacaTCGACAGTCTCCCAGACAACGTTGGTGACAGTCTCCCAAACGACAGCGCGCTTGTTGAAGGGAGCAGCATGGCCAGTGATGGCGAAGAGAGCGCCGGCAAGGGCGAGGGTCTTGGAAATGGGAGCCATTTTGGATAGAGAAAGAATCGGTGGAATGTCGTAAAGACGGTGGGTGATCGTCACAAGAATTTGGCGATATGAAGAACGCGAAAACTGGACTGATCTGACTGCACTGCAGCGAAAGACGAGTGACACTCAAAAAGAATGTTGAGTGTTtgagggaaagaagagaaagcaaaCGGTGAAAGAGTGACCGTTGATGATTGTGGATGGGGAAAGAGTGACAGGGGGATGTGGAGGGATTTAAATAAGTGAGCGGCCGTGCGGATGATCGAAGGGGGCCAGGGCCAATTCCAGGCACCGCACCACTCGAACGACCCTCCAGTGCCACTGCCTTCGTCTTCCAGTGACTTTCACCTGCGGCGAGTGGGGGCTTCGCCGTGCGGTACCCTCCAGACCACGGGCTAAGGCCCTCAATAGGCCTGAGGAACCTCAGGAACCTCAGGAACGGGCGAGAAAACTCGGCGGTGGGTTCGACCCACCACGTTTTTTCGCCCTCTACGAACCGTGGGAATGAACGCGCCGAAGTTTGGGTGACTCGTCTCTTtatttcccttttcttttttctttttctttctttttttttcaatcaATTTCCAGGTTCgcattttgaagattttggaTTTCTGAAATCTTGGACTTTTTGAATCGCAACCACCTTTTGCGACCACGAAGGTTTGCCCAGTCCAACTGTCGGAAGATGGTCCTAAAACTCGAGTGTTGGATCACCCTCATAGATTCAGCGACATATCCATCGTCTGACCCAATTTGAGACGCCGTATCATCGTCCCTTTGTGTTTGGCGCAACCTGACACAGAACCCAAATCGACCGTGCAGCATGGATCCCAATCAGAGGTAGATGACACATTCCAATTCATCCTGGACAGCTTCGATTCCGTGTGACGAGCCACGACGGACCGCCTGCCGCCTGGTACCTGGCATCGGACCCTGCGGAAGAGACCCATGCGGCGTCATGATTGGCACCACGCTGGCTGCGCCTACGCAAGATGGCGCAGGGGTTTGTGCCAGTCAGCGACCTCCAATTTGGGGGGCTCCGTGCAGGGTCCATCTTTTACCAGTCCTCGGCGGGTCCAGTGGTCCAGTGGGCCACTG contains these protein-coding regions:
- a CDS encoding Allergen Asp f 7, with translation MAPISKTLALAGALFAITGHAAPFNKRAVVWETVTNVVWETVDVTTTIYPGQTQPTVVPVVATTTTAVATEVTSTAPEAQVSQADSSSQEETSAAAPTTTEQAVPTTTAQQAPATTAAPVEQAPAVQAAAAPESSSTSSAAPAVTQSTNSGSSSKSSTSTSSGYNGACSEGSPCNGDITYYDTATTMTNPSSCGTTNDGMTELVLALPHGIMTDGDCGKSVTIEYNGVSKTGTVVDKCMGCDNNSIDLSRAFFEAVAGSLDAGRISDVKWYIN